In one window of Streptomyces sp. NBC_01224 DNA:
- the tdh gene encoding L-threonine 3-dehydrogenase encodes MKALVKQKAEPGLWLMDVPEPEIGPSDVLIKVLRTGICGTDLHIRNYDGWAQQAVKTPLVLGHEFVGEIAEIGADVVDINIGDLVSGEGHLVCGKCRNCLAGRRHLCRSTLGLGVGRDGAFAEYVALPASNVWVHRVPVDLDVAAIFDPFGNAVHTALSFPLVGEDVLITGAGPIGIMAAAVARHAGARHVVITDVSEPRLELARKIGVSLALNVSEETIFEGQKRLGLREGFDVGLEMSGRPEAMRHMIENMTHGGRIAMLGLPSEEFAVDWSRIVTSMITIKGIYGREMYETWYAMSVLLEGGLDLAPVITGRYGYRDFEAAFDDAASGRGGKVILDWTS; translated from the coding sequence GTGAAGGCACTCGTGAAGCAGAAGGCCGAGCCGGGACTCTGGCTGATGGACGTGCCCGAGCCGGAGATCGGCCCCTCGGACGTACTGATCAAGGTGCTCCGCACCGGCATCTGCGGCACCGATCTGCACATCCGGAACTACGACGGCTGGGCGCAGCAGGCCGTGAAGACCCCGCTCGTCCTCGGCCACGAGTTCGTCGGCGAAATCGCGGAGATCGGCGCCGATGTCGTCGACATCAACATCGGTGACCTGGTCAGCGGCGAGGGCCACCTCGTGTGCGGGAAGTGCCGCAACTGTCTGGCAGGCCGCCGCCACCTGTGCCGCTCCACGCTCGGGCTCGGCGTCGGCCGGGACGGGGCGTTCGCCGAGTACGTCGCCCTGCCCGCGTCCAATGTCTGGGTGCACCGGGTCCCCGTCGACCTCGACGTCGCCGCGATCTTCGACCCGTTCGGCAACGCCGTGCACACCGCGCTCTCGTTCCCGCTGGTCGGCGAGGACGTACTGATCACCGGCGCCGGACCGATCGGCATCATGGCCGCCGCCGTCGCCCGGCACGCCGGCGCCCGTCACGTCGTCATCACCGACGTCAGCGAGCCCCGGCTGGAACTGGCCCGGAAGATCGGCGTCAGCCTCGCCCTCAACGTCAGCGAGGAGACCATCTTCGAAGGGCAGAAGCGCCTCGGACTGCGCGAGGGCTTCGACGTCGGCCTGGAGATGTCCGGGCGGCCCGAGGCGATGCGCCACATGATCGAGAACATGACGCACGGCGGCCGGATCGCCATGCTCGGACTGCCGTCCGAGGAATTCGCCGTCGACTGGTCCCGCATCGTCACCTCGATGATCACCATCAAGGGCATTTACGGCCGCGAGATGTACGAGACCTGGTACGCCATGTCCGTACTGCTGGAGGGCGGCCTCGACCTCGCCCCCGTGATCACCGGCCGGTACGGCTACCGAGACTTCGAAGCAGCCTTCGACGACGCGGCGAGCGGCCGCGGCGGCAAGGTCATCCTCGACTGGACCTCCTGA
- a CDS encoding alkaline phosphatase family protein translates to MSRATGDVVVTNAKGIGTRGTPSQNSQGPSAGPNNGGTATGHNTYNDTASVTTFPMPSKRQLGALTHRVFINNDWAKLLKRKQTYGSAHDREQVIPAKLGSPSKIKHIFLIIKENRTYDQVLGDIGKGDSDPSLAQFGRTVTPNQHALADEFGVNDNFYDVGTLSADGHNWLTQGDNNDYIEHEFGTWYRSYPSLGNDALAYQRSGFLWNTVERAGKSVDNFSEYAGNIALPATGAPTWAQWYHDSQVLEGKATGELNTPIGAYPSTSDVPSVNKINHPDYPTFDTDIPDQYRVDIWQRYFKEYEKKGKLANFTMMALPQDHTNGTSGIDPYPTAMVADNDLAVGRVVDTISHSKFWKDTAIFVLQDDSQAGVDHVDGHRAPLWVISPYAKRGAVTSTYYTQINVVKTIEQMLGAQPMNQIDRAAEPMRDLFTKKPDFTPYTSMPNGIPLDYGLKKPASAAAAKAADSGAQRPQVPTHLREIAAQWEAWSAIQAKSTGGSHPVEDQVNPAQLNRITWYASTGWTKPYPGDSRVLAPNEVPGRDNPPQELGD, encoded by the coding sequence GTGAGCCGGGCCACCGGGGACGTCGTCGTCACCAACGCCAAGGGCATCGGAACCCGCGGCACCCCCAGCCAGAACAGCCAGGGCCCGAGCGCCGGACCCAACAACGGTGGTACGGCGACCGGTCACAACACGTACAACGACACCGCCTCCGTCACCACCTTCCCGATGCCGTCCAAACGACAGCTCGGGGCACTCACCCACCGGGTCTTCATCAACAACGACTGGGCGAAGCTGCTGAAGCGGAAGCAGACCTATGGCTCGGCGCACGACCGCGAGCAGGTCATCCCGGCCAAGCTCGGCAGCCCCTCCAAGATCAAGCACATCTTCCTGATCATCAAGGAGAACCGCACCTACGACCAGGTGCTCGGCGATATCGGCAAGGGTGACAGCGATCCGTCCCTGGCCCAGTTCGGCCGGACCGTCACACCCAACCAGCACGCCCTGGCGGACGAGTTCGGCGTCAACGACAACTTCTACGACGTCGGTACGCTCTCCGCCGACGGCCACAACTGGCTTACCCAGGGCGACAACAACGACTACATCGAGCACGAATTCGGTACCTGGTACCGCAGTTACCCCTCGCTCGGCAATGACGCCCTCGCCTACCAGCGCAGCGGGTTCCTCTGGAACACCGTCGAGCGGGCCGGCAAGTCCGTCGACAACTTCAGCGAGTACGCGGGCAACATCGCCCTCCCGGCGACCGGCGCGCCCACCTGGGCGCAGTGGTACCACGACTCTCAGGTGCTGGAGGGCAAGGCGACCGGGGAACTCAACACCCCCATCGGCGCCTACCCCTCGACCTCCGACGTCCCCTCCGTCAACAAGATCAACCACCCGGACTACCCGACCTTCGACACCGACATCCCCGACCAGTACCGGGTCGACATCTGGCAGCGGTACTTCAAGGAGTACGAGAAGAAGGGCAAGCTCGCCAACTTCACCATGATGGCGCTGCCGCAGGACCACACCAACGGCACCAGCGGCATCGACCCCTACCCGACCGCGATGGTCGCCGACAACGACCTCGCCGTCGGCCGGGTCGTCGACACGATCTCGCACAGCAAATTCTGGAAGGACACGGCGATCTTCGTCCTCCAGGACGACTCGCAGGCCGGTGTCGACCACGTCGACGGGCACCGCGCACCCCTCTGGGTGATCAGCCCCTACGCCAAGCGGGGCGCCGTCACCTCCACGTACTACACCCAGATCAACGTGGTGAAGACCATCGAGCAGATGCTCGGGGCCCAGCCGATGAACCAGATCGACCGGGCTGCCGAGCCCATGCGTGACCTGTTCACGAAGAAGCCCGACTTCACCCCGTACACCAGCATGCCCAACGGGATCCCGCTGGACTACGGGCTCAAGAAGCCGGCCTCGGCGGCCGCCGCGAAGGCGGCCGACAGCGGTGCCCAGCGCCCGCAGGTGCCCACCCATCTGCGGGAGATCGCCGCGCAGTGGGAGGCCTGGAGTGCGATCCAGGCGAAGAGCACGGGCGGCTCCCACCCCGTCGAGGACCAGGTGAACCCGGCGCAGCTGAACCGGATCACCTGGTACGCATCCACCGGATGGACCAAGCCGTACCCGGGCGACAGCCGCGTCCTGGCACCCAATGAGGTACCGGGCCGCGACAACCCGCCGCAGGAGCTCGGCGACTGA
- a CDS encoding glycine C-acetyltransferase: MFDSVRDDMRTTLDEIEAAGLHKPERVIGTPQSATVAVTAGGRPGEVLNFCANNYLGLADHPDVIAAAHDALDRWGYGMASVRFICGTQEVHKELEQRLSTFLGQEDTILYSSCFDANGGVFETVLGPEDAVISDALNHASIIDGIRLSKAKRFRYANRDMADLETQLKEASGARRRLVVTDGVFSMDGYVAPLREICDLAERYDAMVMVDDSHAVGFVGPGGRGTPELHDVMDRVDIITGTLGKALGGASGGYVAARAEIVALLRQRSRPYLFSNSLAPVIAAASLKVLDLLEAAGDLREQLNANTALFRTRMTEEGFDVLPGDHAIAPVMIGDAAKAGRMAELLLERGVYVIGFSYPVVPQGAARIRVQLSAAHSTADVNRAVDAFVDARAALGE, encoded by the coding sequence ATGTTCGACTCCGTACGCGACGACATGCGCACCACCCTCGACGAGATCGAAGCCGCCGGACTGCACAAGCCCGAGCGCGTGATCGGCACCCCGCAGTCCGCGACCGTCGCCGTCACCGCGGGCGGCCGCCCCGGTGAGGTGCTCAACTTCTGCGCCAACAACTACCTGGGCCTCGCCGACCACCCCGACGTGATCGCCGCCGCCCACGATGCGCTGGACCGCTGGGGCTACGGCATGGCCTCGGTCCGCTTCATCTGCGGCACCCAGGAGGTCCACAAGGAGCTGGAGCAGCGGCTCTCCACGTTCCTCGGCCAGGAGGACACGATCCTCTACTCCTCCTGCTTCGACGCCAACGGCGGTGTCTTCGAGACCGTCCTCGGCCCGGAGGACGCGGTCATCTCCGACGCCCTCAACCACGCCTCCATCATTGACGGCATCCGCCTCTCCAAGGCCAAGCGGTTCCGCTACGCCAACCGCGACATGGCCGACCTGGAGACGCAGCTGAAGGAGGCGTCAGGGGCCCGGCGCCGGCTCGTCGTCACCGACGGCGTCTTCTCCATGGACGGGTACGTCGCCCCGCTGCGCGAGATCTGCGACCTGGCCGAGCGCTACGACGCCATGGTCATGGTCGACGACTCGCACGCCGTCGGCTTCGTGGGCCCCGGCGGCCGCGGAACGCCCGAGCTGCACGACGTGATGGACCGCGTCGACATCATCACCGGCACCCTCGGCAAGGCGCTCGGCGGTGCGTCCGGCGGTTATGTCGCGGCCCGCGCCGAGATCGTCGCGCTGCTGCGCCAGCGCTCCCGCCCGTACCTCTTCTCCAACTCGCTCGCCCCGGTCATCGCGGCGGCCTCGCTCAAGGTCCTGGACCTGCTGGAGGCCGCGGGCGACCTGCGGGAGCAGCTCAATGCCAACACCGCGCTCTTCCGTACCCGGATGACCGAGGAAGGCTTCGACGTCCTGCCCGGCGACCACGCCATCGCCCCCGTCATGATCGGGGACGCGGCGAAGGCAGGCCGGATGGCGGAGCTCCTCCTGGAGCGCGGTGTGTACGTGATCGGGTTCTCCTACCCGGTGGTTCCGCAGGGCGCGGCCCGTATCCGTGTCCAGCTCTCCGCCGCGCACTCCACGGCGGATGTGAACCGCGCCGTGGACGCGTTCGTCGACGCGCGGGCCGCGCTGGGGGAGTAG